One genomic region from Shewanella aestuarii encodes:
- the purK gene encoding 5-(carboxyamino)imidazole ribonucleotide synthase — MSQQHTVWVLGNGQLGAMLSHAGQPLAIDVRPVDIMTPSDDVLPIEASHVITAEREQWPESSTSLQLSTHQHFINGPVFGRLADRFTQKSLLDELAVATAPWQLVDDTVTPEQLYHQYGDRVLLKRRTGGYDGKGQHWLKQVESSLIPADWRNEAIAEQAINFDEEVSLVGVRTQDGRCLFYPLTLNLHQDGILMASIAPLTRLDHLQAEAEQMLSTIMNGLEYVGVMAMECFRVGEHLLVNELAPRVHNSGHWTQAGCHISQFELHLRALCNLPVHQPQVNFQCVMVNLIGIDKDDRWLSLPNAELFWYNKEVRPGRKVGHLNLSVHNTDALKQTINQLKQWMPAQYQAPLDWILAEFCSH, encoded by the coding sequence ATGAGCCAGCAACATACTGTTTGGGTATTAGGCAATGGCCAATTAGGTGCCATGTTAAGCCATGCAGGGCAGCCTTTGGCCATTGATGTTCGCCCTGTAGACATTATGACCCCAAGTGATGATGTGCTGCCGATTGAGGCCTCGCATGTGATCACTGCTGAACGTGAGCAATGGCCAGAATCCAGCACTAGCTTACAATTAAGTACCCATCAACACTTTATTAATGGTCCTGTTTTTGGCCGTCTTGCTGACAGATTTACCCAAAAAAGCTTACTTGACGAATTAGCTGTCGCGACTGCACCATGGCAATTAGTTGATGATACCGTCACCCCAGAGCAACTTTATCACCAATATGGTGACCGAGTTTTATTAAAGCGTCGCACAGGCGGCTATGATGGCAAAGGCCAGCATTGGTTAAAACAAGTTGAATCAAGCCTTATTCCAGCCGATTGGCGTAATGAAGCCATTGCCGAGCAAGCCATCAACTTTGATGAAGAAGTCTCGCTTGTGGGTGTACGCACTCAAGATGGTCGTTGTTTATTTTATCCATTGACATTAAACCTGCATCAAGATGGTATTTTAATGGCGTCTATTGCGCCGTTAACTCGTTTAGATCATTTGCAAGCGGAAGCTGAGCAGATGCTTTCGACCATCATGAATGGGCTTGAATATGTTGGTGTGATGGCAATGGAATGCTTCCGTGTGGGTGAGCATCTATTAGTGAATGAGTTAGCGCCACGGGTGCATAACTCAGGTCACTGGACTCAGGCGGGTTGCCACATTAGCCAATTTGAGCTGCACCTGCGTGCGTTATGCAATTTACCCGTCCATCAACCACAAGTTAACTTCCAATGCGTTATGGTTAATTTGATTGGCATTGACAAAGATGACCGCTGGTTAAGCCTGCCTAATGCAGAACTTTTTTGGTACAACAAAGAGGTTCGTCCCGGTAGAAAAGTCGGCCATTTAAATTTATCGGTTCACAATACCGATGCGCTTAAGCAAACCATTAACCAGTTAAAACAGTGGATGCCTGCGCAATATCAAGCGCCATTAGATTGGATTTTAGCTGAGTTTTGCTCACATTAA
- a CDS encoding M16 family metallopeptidase translates to MKKWILAVAISAALMGCANDTPRETVLPEGVTLIENVKVADSEIGIAYKKYQLANGLTVILHQDTSDPLVHVDVTYHVGSARELAGRSGFAHLFEHMMFQGSQNVADEQHFKVVTEAGGTLNGTTNSDRTNYFETVPSNQLEKMLWLESDRMGFFLPALTSEKFEVQRETVKNERAQRIDNRPYGRMSERFAQALYPAGHPYSWPVIGWPEDLDRATLDDVKHFFQRWYGPNNATLTIGGDFDELQTLAWVNQYFADIPAGPAVQAPSKIPVTLNESRYISMEDKVHLPLLYIGMPTVHAGHPDEAPLDLLANIIGGGKTSLLYKNLVKDGYAVQSSVSHPCQELACQFTLYALANPAMGGKLADLETKIDESIAEFEQRGVTDDDLQKVKVQFEADTIFGMQSVRGKVSTLAANQTFYDNPNMVASDLARYSKVTKADVMRVFNTYIKGKPRVVMSVVPEGQTQLVAKEDNFTPVPLAVAKDAVTGLTEVKQDNELKQVSSSFDRSKMPQAGKAPQLNVPELWTATLSNGIEVMATQSHETPTVELVIYLEGGHRSAPIDKAGLAQLTAQMMNESSSKRSAEELANALEMLGSTINFDSGKSQAYVQVSSLTKNLAATLEIVNERLFSPAFNAADFERVKQQQLQNLQHLMSDPNYLASNGFSALLYGKSTAMGSSNLGTIESLNAITLEDVKAFYQQQYTAGNAKMVLVSDLAKQQVLPMLETFSQWQGKASPIAPINKRLYAAPATIYLIDKPGAAQSVINIGRRSLSYDATGEYFKATLMNYPLGGAFNSRINLNLREDKGYTYGARSSFQGQKDSGEFLASASVRSDVTGAALTEFINEIRHYQQAGMSADELAFLRNSITQGQALDYETPRQKASFIRRIQRYQLDNQFTQQQTEIINSITLDELNSLAASQLDIDSMLFLVVGDKQTIEPQLKTLGYPIEIIEQP, encoded by the coding sequence TTGAAAAAGTGGATTTTAGCTGTCGCAATTAGTGCGGCTTTAATGGGCTGTGCTAATGACACACCACGAGAGACGGTTCTGCCTGAAGGGGTGACTTTAATTGAAAACGTTAAAGTGGCTGACAGTGAAATAGGTATTGCCTATAAAAAGTATCAACTAGCGAATGGCTTGACGGTGATTTTACATCAAGATACTTCCGACCCTTTAGTGCATGTTGATGTGACTTATCATGTCGGTTCAGCCAGAGAGTTGGCTGGTCGCAGTGGCTTTGCCCATTTATTTGAACATATGATGTTTCAAGGCTCACAAAACGTAGCTGACGAGCAGCATTTTAAAGTGGTTACTGAAGCTGGTGGTACATTAAATGGCACGACTAATTCTGATCGGACTAATTATTTTGAAACCGTGCCAAGCAACCAACTTGAAAAAATGCTTTGGTTAGAGTCTGATCGAATGGGCTTCTTTTTACCCGCTTTAACCAGTGAAAAATTTGAAGTGCAGCGTGAAACCGTTAAAAACGAACGTGCTCAGCGGATTGATAATCGTCCTTATGGCCGCATGAGTGAACGTTTTGCACAAGCTTTATATCCAGCAGGACATCCTTATTCATGGCCTGTTATTGGTTGGCCTGAAGATTTAGACCGCGCTACCCTTGACGATGTAAAGCACTTTTTTCAACGTTGGTATGGCCCAAACAATGCCACATTAACCATAGGCGGTGACTTTGATGAGTTACAAACCTTGGCTTGGGTGAACCAATATTTTGCTGATATACCAGCCGGGCCGGCAGTACAGGCACCCAGTAAAATCCCCGTCACATTGAACGAAAGCCGTTATATATCAATGGAAGATAAAGTTCATTTGCCATTATTGTATATCGGTATGCCAACTGTGCATGCAGGGCATCCTGATGAAGCACCATTAGATTTGCTAGCCAATATTATTGGTGGTGGTAAAACCTCGTTATTGTATAAAAATTTAGTTAAAGATGGTTATGCAGTGCAATCTTCGGTGAGTCATCCATGTCAAGAGTTAGCCTGTCAATTTACATTATATGCCCTAGCTAACCCAGCTATGGGGGGAAAACTTGCTGATTTAGAAACCAAAATTGATGAGTCCATTGCCGAATTTGAACAACGCGGTGTGACCGACGATGACTTACAAAAAGTCAAAGTGCAGTTTGAAGCTGATACTATTTTTGGTATGCAAAGTGTGCGCGGTAAAGTATCGACTTTAGCCGCTAACCAGACTTTTTATGATAATCCCAACATGGTGGCCAGCGATCTAGCGCGATATAGTAAAGTCACCAAAGCCGATGTGATGCGGGTGTTTAATACTTACATTAAAGGTAAACCAAGAGTGGTAATGAGCGTGGTGCCAGAAGGGCAAACGCAATTAGTGGCTAAAGAGGACAACTTCACTCCAGTCCCATTAGCTGTGGCCAAAGATGCGGTAACTGGCCTTACTGAAGTAAAGCAAGATAATGAGCTAAAACAAGTAAGTTCAAGTTTTGATCGTTCTAAAATGCCCCAAGCAGGTAAAGCCCCGCAGTTGAATGTGCCAGAGTTATGGACAGCAACACTCAGTAACGGCATTGAAGTGATGGCAACCCAAAGCCATGAAACACCAACGGTTGAGCTCGTTATTTACCTTGAAGGTGGACATCGTTCTGCTCCTATTGATAAAGCAGGACTTGCGCAGTTAACGGCGCAGATGATGAACGAATCGAGCAGCAAACGCAGTGCGGAAGAGCTGGCTAATGCCCTTGAAATGTTAGGCTCAACCATAAATTTTGATTCAGGTAAATCACAAGCTTATGTGCAAGTTTCTAGCTTAACCAAAAACTTAGCTGCCACACTTGAGATAGTGAATGAAAGGTTGTTTTCCCCTGCCTTTAATGCAGCTGATTTTGAGCGGGTAAAACAGCAACAGCTGCAAAACTTACAACACTTGATGTCGGATCCTAATTACCTTGCAAGTAATGGTTTTTCCGCTTTGCTATATGGCAAAAGCACCGCCATGGGCAGCAGTAATTTGGGCACCATAGAGAGCCTAAATGCGATAACCCTTGAGGATGTAAAAGCCTTTTATCAGCAGCAATATACCGCAGGTAATGCCAAAATGGTGTTGGTGTCTGATTTAGCCAAGCAACAAGTTTTGCCAATGTTGGAAACCTTTAGTCAATGGCAAGGCAAAGCCAGCCCGATTGCGCCTATCAATAAACGACTATATGCAGCGCCAGCAACCATTTATTTAATTGATAAGCCCGGTGCCGCTCAGTCAGTGATCAACATTGGCCGACGCAGTTTATCTTACGATGCGACAGGCGAGTACTTTAAAGCAACCTTGATGAACTACCCGCTAGGTGGGGCGTTCAACAGCCGTATTAATTTGAATTTACGTGAAGATAAAGGCTACACCTATGGCGCAAGAAGCAGCTTTCAAGGCCAAAAAGACAGTGGCGAGTTTTTAGCGTCGGCGAGCGTGAGAAGCGATGTGACTGGCGCAGCACTAACTGAGTTTATTAATGAAATTCGTCATTATCAGCAAGCCGGTATGAGTGCTGATGAATTAGCGTTTTTGCGAAACTCTATCACCCAAGGTCAAGCCCTCGATTACGAAACGCCTAGACAAAAAGCTAGCTTTATACGACGGATACAGCGTTATCAGTTAGATAATCAGTTCACCCAGCAGCAAACTGAAATCATAAATTCAATCACGTTGGATGAATTAAACTCACTTGCAGCAAGCCAGTTAGATATTGATAGTATGTTGTTTTTAGTGGTAGGTGACAAACAAACCATTGAGCCACAATTAAAAACACTGGGTTATCCTATTGAAATCATTGAACAGCCTTGA
- a CDS encoding YqaA family protein, whose protein sequence is MSELWLMFSGAFLAATLLPGGSEVLLLGLLTQNSEPWLALLVTASVGNTLGAMTSYYLGRAGRFAKSPQDFDNKYYQRSLQWFERYGVWALLLSWLPLIGDILCLIAGWLKLPVVSSTIMILIGKTIRYSLIVFAFMLAI, encoded by the coding sequence ATGAGTGAATTGTGGCTAATGTTTTCTGGGGCTTTTTTAGCTGCAACTTTGTTACCAGGAGGATCAGAAGTTTTACTTTTAGGCTTGCTTACTCAAAACAGTGAACCTTGGCTTGCTTTATTGGTCACAGCAAGTGTGGGCAATACTCTAGGGGCAATGACTAGCTATTATCTAGGGCGCGCAGGCCGTTTTGCTAAATCCCCACAAGATTTTGACAACAAGTATTATCAACGTAGTTTACAGTGGTTTGAGCGCTACGGGGTTTGGGCATTGTTATTGTCTTGGTTACCATTAATTGGTGATATCCTGTGCTTAATTGCTGGATGGTTAAAATTACCCGTAGTGAGTTCCACCATCATGATTTTAATTGGTAAAACCATACGTTACAGTTTAATTGTATTTGCCTTTATGCTGGCCATTTAA
- a CDS encoding alginate export family protein translates to MKKLLLDNQVAAKSCQKSAANNKLVVSTLACSVLLAIGSVHAAEAKVESVADAFTQGSAKVDLNLRYENVSQDNALKDADALTLRTRLTFSTAEYYGLTALVEFEDSRDVAGVNDYNDGIGHNPEYSVIADPNTTELDQAFIQYKNSGFAAKLGRQVIAIDNQRFVGHVGWRQDRQTFDAFAMQYAQDAFKIDYAYLYKRNRIFAEVKDIDSKDHIVNASYKTSVGQVTAYAYLLEEDKAVSNGLDTYGASFVGAVDFDKTKLMYSVEYATQEASTADVKFDADYLGLELGVGFSGFVAKVGYENLGSDDSMYGFSTPLATLHKFNGWTDQFLATPKEGLQDIYASIGGKVVGGNWLVAYHKFDADQASATVDDLGSEVDVQFTFPIKTNYTLGVKYAAYSQGNNTSGKVDTDKVWLWGSASF, encoded by the coding sequence ATGAAAAAATTACTTCTTGATAATCAAGTTGCAGCTAAGTCTTGCCAAAAATCGGCAGCTAACAACAAACTCGTCGTCTCAACACTGGCTTGTTCAGTTTTGTTAGCTATAGGGAGCGTGCATGCTGCTGAAGCCAAAGTAGAATCAGTTGCTGATGCATTTACCCAAGGTAGTGCCAAAGTTGATCTGAACTTACGCTATGAAAACGTAAGCCAAGACAATGCATTAAAAGATGCAGATGCATTAACTTTGCGCACTCGTCTGACGTTTTCTACTGCTGAATATTACGGTTTAACTGCATTGGTAGAGTTTGAAGACTCGCGTGATGTTGCAGGGGTGAATGATTACAATGATGGCATTGGACATAACCCTGAATACTCTGTGATTGCTGATCCCAATACCACAGAATTAGATCAAGCATTTATTCAATATAAAAACAGTGGCTTTGCAGCAAAATTAGGTCGTCAGGTTATCGCGATTGATAATCAACGTTTTGTCGGCCATGTCGGTTGGCGTCAAGATCGTCAAACCTTTGATGCGTTTGCGATGCAATACGCGCAAGATGCATTCAAGATTGATTATGCTTACCTTTACAAACGCAACCGCATTTTTGCTGAGGTAAAAGATATTGACTCAAAAGATCACATCGTTAATGCATCTTATAAAACCAGTGTCGGTCAAGTTACCGCGTATGCGTATTTACTTGAAGAAGACAAAGCCGTTAGTAATGGCTTAGACACTTATGGTGCCAGTTTTGTCGGCGCGGTCGACTTTGATAAAACTAAACTGATGTATTCTGTTGAATATGCCACCCAAGAAGCTAGCACCGCAGATGTTAAGTTTGATGCCGATTACTTAGGCTTAGAGCTTGGTGTTGGGTTTTCTGGCTTTGTTGCCAAAGTGGGTTACGAAAACCTAGGTTCAGATGACAGCATGTATGGTTTTTCAACGCCACTGGCCACACTTCATAAGTTTAATGGTTGGACAGATCAATTTTTAGCGACCCCTAAAGAAGGTTTACAAGATATTTATGCTTCTATTGGCGGTAAAGTGGTTGGCGGTAACTGGTTAGTGGCTTATCACAAGTTTGACGCTGATCAAGCCAGTGCCACAGTTGATGATTTGGGTTCTGAAGTGGATGTACAATTTACTTTCCCAATCAAAACCAACTACACCTTAGGTGTTAAATATGCCGCTTATTCACAAGGCAATAATACTTCAGGTAAAGTCGATACTGATAAAGTGTGGCTATGGGGAAGTGCAAGTTTCTAA
- a CDS encoding ABC transporter ATP-binding protein — MKTFLDISGVDMEFPTPKGSFTALKDVNLKINKGEFVSLIGHSGCGKSTVLNIVAGLYQATKGGVILKSTEVKEPGPERAVVFQNHSLLPWLTSYQNVELAVKQVFAGKMNKLEMKQWIEHNLHLVHMDHAMHKRPGEISGGMKQRVGIARALAMQPEVLLMDEPFGALDALTRAHMQDSLMEIQTQLNNTVIMITHDVDEAVLLSDKIVMMTNGPEATVGEILDVNLQRPRNRLALAEDLEYNRLRSEVLKFLYEKQRKVEPLTNSKQVSKMQDISQKDSADVVKVTAG, encoded by the coding sequence ATGAAAACATTCTTAGATATCAGTGGCGTTGATATGGAGTTCCCTACCCCTAAGGGAAGCTTTACTGCGCTTAAAGATGTGAATTTAAAAATCAATAAAGGCGAGTTTGTCTCATTGATTGGTCACTCAGGATGCGGTAAATCAACGGTACTTAATATTGTTGCAGGTTTATATCAAGCAACAAAAGGCGGAGTGATTTTAAAAAGTACTGAGGTCAAAGAGCCAGGGCCTGAGCGCGCAGTGGTGTTTCAAAATCATTCATTATTGCCATGGTTAACTTCGTATCAAAATGTTGAATTGGCAGTTAAACAAGTGTTTGCTGGCAAAATGAATAAGCTAGAAATGAAGCAATGGATTGAGCATAACCTGCATTTAGTGCATATGGATCATGCCATGCACAAACGTCCCGGTGAAATTTCAGGTGGTATGAAGCAGCGGGTTGGCATTGCTCGCGCGCTTGCCATGCAGCCTGAAGTGTTATTGATGGATGAGCCTTTTGGTGCGCTTGATGCGTTAACGCGTGCCCATATGCAAGATTCATTAATGGAGATACAAACGCAGCTCAATAACACCGTCATTATGATCACCCATGATGTGGATGAAGCGGTATTGTTATCAGACAAAATTGTGATGATGACGAATGGCCCAGAAGCAACGGTAGGTGAAATATTGGATGTTAATCTTCAAAGGCCTCGAAATCGCCTCGCACTCGCTGAAGATCTTGAATACAACCGGTTGCGATCTGAGGTATTGAAGTTCCTATACGAAAAACAGCGCAAAGTCGAGCCGCTAACAAATTCTAAACAAGTATCTAAAATGCAGGATATATCACAGAAAGACAGTGCAGATGTCGTTAAGGTTACCGCAGGTTAA
- the purE gene encoding 5-(carboxyamino)imidazole ribonucleotide mutase translates to MQALVAVVMGSKSDWPTMEAAAEIMDKLQVPYHVEVVSAHRTPDKLMDFASTAADKGYKVIIGGAGGAAHLPGMIASKTRLPVLGVPVQSKALSGMDSLLSIVQMPKGIAVGTLAIGTAGAFNAGLLASQILATSDSELAARIDAFRDEQTRSILDNPDPRED, encoded by the coding sequence ATGCAAGCCCTTGTTGCTGTTGTTATGGGTTCTAAAAGTGATTGGCCTACCATGGAAGCCGCCGCTGAAATAATGGATAAACTCCAAGTTCCTTATCATGTTGAAGTTGTATCAGCCCACAGAACACCAGACAAATTAATGGACTTTGCCAGCACTGCTGCCGACAAAGGTTATAAAGTGATTATCGGCGGCGCCGGTGGTGCTGCTCACTTACCAGGAATGATAGCGTCAAAAACTCGCTTACCCGTTTTAGGTGTTCCGGTACAAAGTAAAGCCTTGTCTGGCATGGACAGCTTATTATCCATTGTACAAATGCCTAAAGGCATTGCGGTTGGCACCTTGGCCATCGGTACTGCGGGGGCGTTTAATGCCGGTTTACTTGCAAGCCAAATTTTAGCGACTTCGGATTCTGAGCTCGCAGCAAGAATTGATGCTTTTCGTGATGAACAAACTCGTTCAATTTTAGATAATCCCGATCCGAGAGAAGACTAA
- a CDS encoding transporter substrate-binding domain-containing protein: protein MLAETDTTENDLTVEQPLGMFALLLQHSDAQFEFTQQQVSYTRAWSDLNKLGNACMYNKFKSAEREKIAYFSQKPISIYPPLRLIVTKENADKFPQQIDLSTYSALNAHIGIVKGRSYGDIINRYINSNPDVFYYRSGMNSTQKLIEMLLKNRVAGVIEYSAEAYRILSDKEVQLAIQAIPIAGVTQPDYGYIACSKTPQGKQLIERIDFVMNQNAFKQDFIAAHNEFFDHDEKVLLKPELEKVFVD, encoded by the coding sequence GTGCTTGCCGAAACTGACACAACAGAAAATGATCTCACTGTAGAGCAGCCTCTAGGCATGTTTGCGTTGTTATTGCAGCACAGTGATGCCCAGTTTGAGTTCACGCAACAGCAGGTCAGTTATACCCGAGCATGGAGCGATTTAAATAAACTCGGTAATGCTTGCATGTATAACAAGTTTAAATCTGCCGAGCGCGAAAAAATCGCTTATTTCAGCCAAAAGCCAATCAGTATTTACCCGCCATTAAGATTAATTGTCACGAAGGAAAATGCCGATAAATTTCCGCAACAAATCGATTTAAGTACCTATTCTGCATTGAATGCTCATATTGGTATTGTTAAAGGGCGCTCATACGGCGACATCATTAATCGTTATATTAATAGCAATCCTGATGTGTTTTATTACCGTAGTGGTATGAACTCGACTCAAAAGTTAATAGAAATGCTGTTAAAAAACCGCGTTGCAGGAGTGATAGAGTATTCTGCCGAAGCATATCGAATACTCAGTGATAAAGAGGTTCAACTGGCGATTCAGGCTATTCCCATTGCTGGGGTCACTCAGCCTGATTATGGCTATATTGCCTGCTCGAAAACTCCGCAAGGAAAACAGCTTATTGAGCGCATAGACTTTGTTATGAACCAAAATGCATTTAAACAAGACTTTATTGCTGCCCATAATGAATTTTTTGACCATGATGAGAAGGTTTTACTCAAACCGGAATTAGAAAAGGTATTTGTTGATTAA
- a CDS encoding dicarboxylate/amino acid:cation symporter: MILQTLKRIPFWQKVLAGFMFGALAGVALGESAVMLKPLGDLFISAIKMLVAPLVFCAIVVSITSMGSQANLKRLSFKTLAMFMLTGTLASIIGLTVGSAFDMGGSLELATSEVRERDIPGFAQVLLNMIPVNPFASLAEGKVLQIIVFAALVGIAINAVGEKAEPLKKVMEAGAEVMFQLTRMVLKLTPIGVFGLMAWVVGEYGLSTLLPLGKFIVVIYVAALIHIIFVYGGLVKFAAGLSPVKFFRKAMPAQLVAFSTASSFGTLPASTRCTESMGVSKRYSAFVLPLGATMNMDGCGGIYPAIAAIFIAQIYGIPLDMTDYMLIAVTATVASVGTAGVPGSAMVMLTVTLGAVGLPLEGIAFIAAIDRIIDMIRTATNVTGDMMTAVVIGKSEGQLDVDQFNAEDVNAEQQPS; this comes from the coding sequence ATGATTTTACAAACCTTAAAACGCATCCCATTTTGGCAAAAAGTCCTTGCAGGCTTTATGTTTGGCGCTCTTGCTGGTGTCGCCTTAGGTGAAAGCGCTGTGATGCTTAAACCATTGGGTGATTTATTTATCAGCGCGATAAAAATGTTGGTAGCGCCATTAGTTTTTTGTGCCATTGTGGTCAGTATTACCTCAATGGGCTCACAGGCTAATTTAAAACGTTTAAGCTTTAAAACCCTTGCCATGTTCATGTTGACTGGCACGCTAGCGTCAATTATTGGCTTAACCGTTGGTAGCGCATTTGATATGGGCGGCTCACTTGAGCTGGCCACCAGCGAAGTGCGTGAGCGTGATATACCCGGCTTTGCTCAAGTGTTATTGAACATGATCCCTGTTAATCCTTTTGCATCATTAGCCGAAGGCAAGGTATTGCAAATTATTGTATTTGCAGCTTTAGTGGGCATAGCCATTAACGCGGTGGGCGAAAAAGCTGAGCCACTTAAAAAGGTAATGGAAGCCGGTGCTGAAGTGATGTTTCAGCTGACTCGTATGGTATTAAAACTGACTCCAATTGGTGTGTTTGGCTTAATGGCTTGGGTTGTCGGTGAATATGGCTTAAGCACTTTATTACCTTTGGGTAAGTTTATTGTCGTTATCTATGTGGCCGCATTAATACACATTATTTTTGTTTACGGTGGCTTAGTTAAATTTGCTGCGGGATTAAGCCCGGTTAAGTTTTTCCGTAAAGCCATGCCAGCTCAACTTGTCGCATTTAGCACCGCATCTAGCTTTGGTACATTACCCGCAAGTACCCGTTGCACTGAGTCTATGGGTGTGTCCAAGCGTTATAGCGCCTTTGTGTTGCCACTCGGCGCAACCATGAATATGGATGGATGTGGCGGTATTTATCCCGCTATTGCAGCGATTTTTATTGCCCAAATCTATGGTATTCCATTAGATATGACTGACTACATGCTAATCGCAGTTACCGCAACGGTTGCTTCGGTTGGTACAGCAGGCGTCCCGGGTAGCGCCATGGTAATGCTCACTGTTACCTTAGGTGCCGTCGGCTTACCCTTAGAAGGTATTGCCTTTATTGCTGCAATTGATCGCATTATCGATATGATCCGCACCGCAACTAATGTCACTGGCGACATGATGACAGCGGTGGTGATTGGTAAAAGTGAAGGTCAATTAGATGTCGACCAGTTTAATGCTGAAGATGTTAACGCAGAACAACAACCAAGCTAA
- the gshA gene encoding glutamate--cysteine ligase gives MKSFNEIVDKLSDSKGREALLGMSRGIEREALRIDANGQLAQDLHPQALGSALTHSRITTDYSESLLEFITPVNSDIDTLLEGLTQTHAYTVRHLNGQTLWPVSMPCYVGDVKKIPIAQYGNSNTGKMKTLYRQGLTHRYGALMQIIAGVHFNFSVSRDLWQMLFDSKLSNNPTMRTDQIGRCEFISESYFGLIRNYRRMVWVLPYLFGSSPALCSSFVKNRQVDFEFEKTGKGTLYLPYATSLRMSDLGYTNKEQETLNISYNSLPEYLEGVQAAIRKPSKQFEKIGVKVEGEYRQLNNNILQIENEFYSPIRAKRVTLAGEKPSQALQRAGVEYIEVRALDVNPFSPVGIDATQVRFLDLFLLHCLLSPSALTDEQGEHEIAQNLKKVVLEGRKPGLMLSQNGQAISLKAWMESLFTDLSRLAKLLDGEQGEQYQNALATWQAAIDDPSLTLSGRVLNDLIGKGIDHGDWVKQLTNRYHEYLTKYPFSESKEKEYQQEAKDSLVKQQQIEAESTQDFDLFLQEYFKEVAPAELFSGCKA, from the coding sequence TTGAAATCTTTCAATGAAATCGTCGATAAACTTAGCGACAGTAAAGGGCGTGAAGCCTTACTTGGTATGTCTCGTGGTATTGAACGTGAAGCATTACGTATTGATGCCAATGGCCAGTTGGCACAAGATTTACACCCTCAAGCCCTAGGTTCGGCGTTGACTCATTCGCGGATCACCACAGATTATAGCGAGTCGTTACTGGAGTTTATTACCCCAGTAAACAGCGATATTGACACCTTACTTGAAGGGTTAACCCAAACTCATGCATACACAGTGCGTCATTTAAATGGTCAAACACTGTGGCCTGTTAGCATGCCGTGTTATGTCGGTGATGTGAAAAAAATCCCTATTGCTCAATATGGCAATTCAAATACGGGAAAAATGAAAACCCTTTATCGTCAAGGATTAACTCATCGTTATGGTGCATTAATGCAAATTATCGCAGGGGTGCATTTTAATTTTTCAGTTTCGCGTGATTTATGGCAAATGCTGTTTGATAGCAAATTGTCTAACAACCCGACAATGCGCACAGACCAAATTGGTCGCTGCGAGTTTATTTCAGAATCTTATTTTGGATTGATCCGTAATTACCGCCGTATGGTTTGGGTATTACCGTATCTTTTTGGCTCTTCACCCGCATTGTGCTCGTCTTTTGTTAAAAATCGTCAAGTGGATTTTGAGTTTGAAAAAACCGGTAAAGGAACCTTGTATTTACCGTATGCAACTTCGCTTCGTATGAGTGATTTAGGCTATACCAATAAAGAACAAGAAACGCTTAATATCAGCTACAACTCTTTACCTGAATACCTTGAAGGGGTACAGGCTGCGATTAGAAAACCATCAAAACAATTTGAAAAAATTGGCGTTAAAGTTGAGGGTGAATACCGCCAACTAAACAACAATATTTTGCAAATCGAAAATGAGTTTTACTCGCCCATTCGAGCTAAACGAGTGACTCTAGCCGGTGAGAAACCGTCCCAAGCACTACAACGGGCTGGGGTTGAATACATTGAGGTGCGCGCTTTAGATGTTAACCCATTTAGCCCTGTGGGTATTGATGCAACTCAAGTACGCTTTTTAGATTTGTTTTTATTGCATTGTTTACTTTCACCATCAGCATTAACTGACGAACAAGGTGAGCATGAAATTGCCCAAAACTTGAAAAAAGTAGTGCTAGAAGGCCGTAAACCGGGTTTGATGCTGAGCCAAAATGGCCAAGCGATCAGCTTAAAAGCTTGGATGGAAAGTTTATTCACAGATTTATCTCGCTTAGCCAAATTACTCGATGGTGAGCAAGGCGAGCAGTATCAAAATGCATTAGCGACCTGGCAAGCTGCCATTGACGATCCAAGTCTAACTTTATCTGGTCGAGTGCTAAATGACTTGATTGGTAAAGGGATTGATCATGGTGATTGGGTTAAGCAGTTGACTAATCGTTACCATGAGTATTTAACAAAGTACCCATTTAGTGAAAGTAAAGAGAAAGAATATCAACAAGAAGCTAAAGACTCCTTGGTTAAGCAGCAGCAAATTGAAGCTGAATCAACCCAAGATTTTGATTTATTCTTGCAAGAGTATTTTAAAGAGGTTGCACCCGCTGAACTCTTCAGTGGTTGTAAAGCGTAA